A genomic segment from Spinacia oleracea cultivar Varoflay chromosome 3, BTI_SOV_V1, whole genome shotgun sequence encodes:
- the LOC130469989 gene encoding uncharacterized protein — protein sequence MKSPAESRDPKMYCQFHEDIGHDTKDCRSLKRAMDGLSSKGHLKNYLQRSTHDTGKNQYKKNKSHVSATEGNRSEGGFVVVISGGPAAGGPTMRGQKDYARRLGQVMLSGKSPVDPFPRIEICESDGGRVATPHDDPLMVEIKISNMRVKRILIDTGSSSDIMSMECLSRLAHDPKTIESIHYPIIGFGGSIIHPVGVITCRFGLDRERKDGRKMGVDFLIARDLTTYNVILGRPTLNKIKAVVVTHLMLLKYVCDDGAIGTIHGDQQQARDCYLTTRNPSAWRKDPAGAKGKRKYEEEPPTASESIPVKIEKSG from the coding sequence ATGAAATCTCCCGCTGAGAGTCGAGATCCTAAGATGTATTGTCAGTTCCACGAAGATATAGGGCATGACACCAAGGACTGCAGAAGCTTGAAGAGAGCCATGGACGGCCTATCCTCCAAGGGGCACCTAAAGAACTACCTGCAAAGGAGTACTCACGACACAGGGAAGAATCagtataagaaaaacaagtcacATGTCTCAGCTACAGAAGGAAATCGCAGCGAAGGGGGATTTGTAGTCGTCATATCAGGGGGACCAgccgctggaggacccaccatgagggGACAGAAAGATTATGCCCGCCGTCTAGGTCAGGTAATGTTATCAGGGAAGTCACCGGTGGACCCGTTCCCTCGAATAGAGATATGTGAATCGGATGGTGGACGAGtagccaccccgcatgacgaccCCCTCATGGTCGAGATCAAAATCTCCAACATGAGAGTGAAGCGCATCTTGATAGATACAGGAAGTTCATCTGATATAATGAGCATGGAGTGCCTCAGCCGCCTAGCTCACGATCCTAAAACCATAGAAAGCATACACTACCCTATCATTGGCTTTGGAGGAAGCATCATACATCCAGTAGGCGTCATCACTTGCCGGTTCGGATTGGATCGAGAACGTAAAGATGGACGAAAGATGGGGGTGGATTTCCTAATCGCCAGAGACTTGACAACATACAATGTCATTTTGGGACGTCCCACCCTGAACAAGATTAAGGCAGTGgtcgtcacccatctcatgCTCCTGAAGTATGTATGTGACGATGGGGCGATAGGGACtatacatggagatcaacagCAAGCGAGAGACTGCTACCTCACTACTCGTAACCCGTCAGCATGGAGGAAAGACCCGGCCGGGGCTAAAGGCAAAAGGAAATATGAAGAGGAGCCACCCACTGCCAGCGAGAGTATCCCAGTCAAGATAGAGAAAAGTGGCTAA